DNA from Cystobacter fuscus DSM 2262:
GGCCCAGACGAACGGCTGTTTCATCGAATCCTGCAATGACCAATGCTAGGAGCGTGCTCCGGCCTCGGAACGAGGACGGGGGACGTGAGGGCGTGGGGCGCTTCTCCAGGATCTCCCGGAGGAGGGCCCTCGGCGCCGGGGCTGATGTCCTCGGCGCGCGTGCCTTCTCAACCGCGACCGCCATCCGCTTGGGCACGCCATTGCTCGAGGAGCTCCAGGGCCTTTTCCCGCGTGGCGACGAATTGAATCTTCGTTCGCGGCGGATCATCCGGTGACCGGGTCAGCGCGGCGGCGAAGACCACTCCCTTGGCGATGGCCCTGTGCAACAGCCGCGTGTTGAAGAGGATCATTCCCAGGAACCACTCGGACCGGATGTTTTCGCTCATGTAGCGTTTGGCCTCCGCGTCCATCCCCATCGAGGCCTGCATGTCGCTCAGGACGAAGTAGGGCTGCTCCTTGGCCAGCTCCCGGTAGAGATTCACGATTTGAACGGCTTCCTCCCGCGAGCACTCTCCTTGGGTTTTCATCCAGAGCAGATCAGGGGGCTCGAAGCGGAAGGTGTTCGCCCCTATCGTCCATTCACGTGGGCCGGGCGTCATACGCGCGGCCGATGGTAGCAAGAATCGACCCGCGCCAACGAAGAGGTTATCCATGGGGACGTGGCGCGCGCGGGTGCGCGGCCTGCTACAACCCTCAGTGTCCTCACGACCCTTACTCCCCGTGACCCTTCCTCTTTCACGTGACGATATCCGCGCCGCCCACGAGCGCATCCGCCCCTATATCCGCCGCACGCCCGCCTGGAGACTGCCGGGCGGAGCCCTGGGACATGACGGCCCGGTGAGCCTCAAGCTGGAGCTGCTCCAGCACGCGGGCTCGTTCAAGTCGCGAGGGGCCTTCAACACCCTGCTGACGCAGCGGGTGCCGGAGGCGGGCGTCGCCGCGGCCTCGGGAGGCAATCATGGGGCGGCAGTCGCCTACGCGGCGAGACGGCTGGGCGTTCCGGCCCGCATCTTCGTCCCGGAGATCTCCAGCCCCGCCAAGGTCGAGGTCATCCGCCGCCTCGGTGCCGAGGTCGTCATCCAGGGGTTGCGCTACGCCGACGCGCTCCAGGCCTGCGCCGCGTACATCGAGCAGACGGGCGCGCTGTCCATCCACGCCTACGATGCGCTCTCCACCATCCAGGGCCAGGGCACCGTGGCGCTCGAATGGGAAGAGGAGGAGCCGGGGCTCGATACGGTCCTCGTGGCCGTGGGTGGAGGCGGGCTGATCTCCGGCATCGCGAGCTGGTGGGCGGGGCGGGGCGTCAAGGTCGTCGGCGTGGAGCCCGAGGGCTCACGGGCCCTGCATGCCTCGCTCGAGGCGGGACACCCCGTGGACGTGGTGGTCGAGTCGATCGCCGCGGATTCGCTCGGCGCGCGCAACACGGGAGGGCTCGTGTTCTCCATCGCCCGCGCGGCGGTGGACCATGTGGCGCTGGTGAGCGACGCGGCGATCCGCGAGGCCCAGCGCACGCTCTGGCGGGACTGGCGCATCGCCTCGGAGCCCGGCGGTGCGACGGCCCTGTCCGCGCTGCTCTCCGGGGCCTACCGGCCACGCCCGGGTGAGCGCGTCGGCGTGCTGCTCTGTGGGGGCAATGTGGAGCTGAGCAAGCTCGCGGAGATCCTCTAACCTCCGGAGCACATCCGAAGTACCGGGAGCGGCCCCACCGGCTGCTCCGGCTCGGACCATACTCAGGTATGATTGTGGGCGCTTCCCCTGCATGCCAAGGTCTGGGCATGAGTGAGGACGCCGTCATCCACATCGTCGACGACGACCCGTCGCTGCGCACGGCCTTGCAGTCCCTGTTCCGCTCCGTCGGGATGGTGGCCTGGGCCCATGCCTCGGTGCGCGCCTTCCTCGACGCCGAGCGGGTGGACGCCCCCGGCTGTCTGCTGCTCGACGTGCGCCTGCCCGGCACCAGTGGCCTCGACTTCCAGGGGCAGCTCGAGTCGCTCGGCATCGACCTGCCGGTGATCATGATGACCGGCCACGGCGACATTCCCATGTCGGTGCGGGCGATGAAGGCCGGCGCGGTCGATTTCCTGCCCAAGCCCTTTCGTGAGCAGGATCTGCTCGATGCCGTGACGCTCGCGGTGGAGCGCCATCGCGGCCAGCGCTCCGAACGCGTGGACCTGGCTGGCCTGCGTCAGCGCTTCAGCACCCTGTCGAAGCGCGAGCAGCAGGTGATGAGCCTGGTGACCATCGGGCGGCTCAACAAGGAGGTGGCCGGAGACCTCCACTTGAGCGAGATCACGGTCAAGATCCATCGCGGCTCGGCGATGCGCAAGATGGGGGCGAACAGCCTGGCGGATCTGGTGCGCATGGCCGAGGCGCTGAGCCTCCCGAAGACCCTGGCCGAGGCCCTGACCGCAATCCAGACACGAAAGCCCTCGTCCTGAAACGCGCAGCTGGGAAAGGCCAGGAATGCCATGCCGTCCGCTCCCCTCATCTCCGTCATCGACGATGACGCGTCGGTCCGTCTGGCCGTGCTCAGCCTGCTGCGGTCGTTCGGGCTGAAGGGACTGGCGTTCGACAGCGCCGAGGCGTTCCTGGAGTCAGGCGAGCTCGAGACCACGAACCTGGTCATCACCGACATCCACATGCCGGGCATGAGCGGCATCGATCTCAAGCGGACGCTCGACGCGCGGGGTTCCACGGTGCCCGTCATCATGATCACCGCCAAGCTGGAGGCGGCGGTGTGGCAGCGGGCGCGGGCGTGCAATCCGTCCGGCCTCCTGAAGAAGCCTTTCGACAGCGAGGAGTTCATCGCCTGCGTGGAACGCGCCCTTGCGCCGTGAGATCCCGCCGCGCATGCTCCCACGTCGTTTCAAGGAGTGGGCTGATGCCGGAAGGAAACGGGCCGGAGGATGTCGGGACCTTGCCGGGTCTGCTCGGAGCGGTCGTCAATGGCGCGGCCGAGAGCGTCATCGTCCGCGACCCGAGCGGCC
Protein-coding regions in this window:
- a CDS encoding response regulator transcription factor is translated as MSEDAVIHIVDDDPSLRTALQSLFRSVGMVAWAHASVRAFLDAERVDAPGCLLLDVRLPGTSGLDFQGQLESLGIDLPVIMMTGHGDIPMSVRAMKAGAVDFLPKPFREQDLLDAVTLAVERHRGQRSERVDLAGLRQRFSTLSKREQQVMSLVTIGRLNKEVAGDLHLSEITVKIHRGSAMRKMGANSLADLVRMAEALSLPKTLAEALTAIQTRKPSS
- a CDS encoding threonine/serine dehydratase, with protein sequence MTLPLSRDDIRAAHERIRPYIRRTPAWRLPGGALGHDGPVSLKLELLQHAGSFKSRGAFNTLLTQRVPEAGVAAASGGNHGAAVAYAARRLGVPARIFVPEISSPAKVEVIRRLGAEVVIQGLRYADALQACAAYIEQTGALSIHAYDALSTIQGQGTVALEWEEEEPGLDTVLVAVGGGGLISGIASWWAGRGVKVVGVEPEGSRALHASLEAGHPVDVVVESIAADSLGARNTGGLVFSIARAAVDHVALVSDAAIREAQRTLWRDWRIASEPGGATALSALLSGAYRPRPGERVGVLLCGGNVELSKLAEIL
- a CDS encoding response regulator transcription factor codes for the protein MPSAPLISVIDDDASVRLAVLSLLRSFGLKGLAFDSAEAFLESGELETTNLVITDIHMPGMSGIDLKRTLDARGSTVPVIMITAKLEAAVWQRARACNPSGLLKKPFDSEEFIACVERALAP